Genomic DNA from Clavibacter michiganensis:
CGCTCGTCACGCCGCCGCCCGTGATCAGGTTCCCGTCCCGCACGACGCGCTCGGCCACGGGGATCGCGCCCAGCAGCTCGAGCAGCGGATGCGAGGCCCAGTGGGTCGTGGCCCGGCGCCCGCGGAGGAGGCCCGCGGCGCCGAGCGCGAAGGCCCCGGTGCAGACCCCGAGCACGTGCCTGGCGCCCGCCGCCTGCCGCTCGATGAACGCGACGGCCTCGGCGTCGGCCATGAGGTCGAAGGCACCGCGGCCGCCGGGCACGAGGAGCACGTCGGCCTGCGGGGCGTCGGCGAACGAGGTAGTCGGCAGGAGCGCGAAGCCGCTGTCGGTCGGGACGGGCTCGATGCGGTGCCAGGCGAGGTCGACCACGGCGCCGGGGAGCCGGGACAGCACCTGCACCGGACCGGTGAGGTCGAGCTGGGTCACGTGCGGGAAGACGAGCGAGACGATGCGCAGGGGTGCGGTCATGCCCCGATGATCCCCGGTGCCGCGGCGGATCCGTCGCGGACCCACGCGACCTCGGCGCGCAGCAGCTCCGCGCCCGGCCCGACGGGGGCGTAGCCGAGCGCGAGGGACGCGCGCGTGTCGAGCACGATCGGGTGCGCGGCGGCCCACGGGTGGGCGCCGCCGTCGACGCCCGGCGCCAGCGGCACGATGCGTCCGCGCCAGCCGAGCTCGTCGGCGATCACGGCGACGATCTCGGCGGCCGTGAGCGGATCCGGGTCGGCGGAGTGGAGGATCCGCGCGCCGGGCACGTCGGCGACCCGCGCGATGAGCGCCGCCGCGTTCGCCGCCGCGGTGAGGTGGTCGACGGACGCGCCGCGGTCGGCCAGCTCGATGGTCTCCGCGCCCGCGAGCATCCGCTCGGCGATCGCTCGGGTGCGGGCGTTCCTGGCCCACCTGCCGTGCACCTTGGACGGGCGGATCACCGTCACCGGCAGCCCGCTGTCGAGGGCCGCCCGCTCCACGGCGACCTTCGAGGGCGCGTAGCCCTCGCGCGTGAAGGGGTCGGTGCCGGGGGCGGCGGTCGGGAGCGTCGGGCCGTCCTCGGGGATCGGGACGGGGAAGCGCGGCGGCTCGTCGCCG
This window encodes:
- a CDS encoding DJ-1/PfpI family protein; the protein is MTAPLRIVSLVFPHVTQLDLTGPVQVLSRLPGAVVDLAWHRIEPVPTDSGFALLPTTSFADAPQADVLLVPGGRGAFDLMADAEAVAFIERQAAGARHVLGVCTGAFALGAAGLLRGRRATTHWASHPLLELLGAIPVAERVVRDGNLITGGGVTSGIDAALVLAAEIAGDAEARAIQLALEYDPRPPFDAGHPSRPEADPAQVEEAMAHARRERAPLVVRAAERLGDAG
- a CDS encoding NAD-dependent epimerase/dehydratase family protein; the encoded protein is MPSSSARRALVLGGTGAIGGATAERLARDGWSVDVTGRDPLAMPAALADLGVRFHAVDRADARGIERLTGDGVDLLVDLVAFTAADVQALLPAMRASGSVVVASSRAVHVDDAGRHVNGDEPPRFPVPIPEDGPTLPTAAPGTDPFTREGYAPSKVAVERAALDSGLPVTVIRPSKVHGRWARNARTRAIAERMLAGAETIELADRGASVDHLTAAANAAALIARVADVPGARILHSADPDPLTAAEIVAVIADELGWRGRIVPLAPGVDGGAHPWAAAHPIVLDTRASLALGYAPVGPGAELLRAEVAWVRDGSAAAPGIIGA